From the genome of Mucilaginibacter paludis DSM 18603:
CAGTACGTGGGTTGTGATAAGGTTTAAACAAATGTTTACTGTGCCCAAATGGTACAGTTAATATTGCCATTGGTATTAGTGCCCCATGTTTCTGAAACCATAATCGCAGCAATATTTAGCTGACCAAGCGTGTATCCGTAACTTTTCCATTGGTTGTAGTGATTGGCAAAAGTAATGACGTGGTTTTGTCCGGTAGAAGTTTTTGTAACCCTGGAGCTATAAATCTGCCTGAAACCGTCGCCGCCATCGATATTTTTACCTGTCATCAAACGGGTCCACACGTTATAAGCTGCACCATCGCTATTAAATGTCCCCAGGAAAGTACCCGTATGAGGTGAAACCGCACCCCAGGTTTCATTTACGTAATACTCATAATAAGGGCTTCTGCTCCATCCGTACCAGCCAAAAGTACCACCTCCGGAATTTGAATAAGTACTTAGGTTATATCCGATTTTATAGGTTGTTGAACCTGCAGTATAACCTTTACCACAAGTAAAATTGCCATTAAACCCGTTCCAGTTCACGCTATAATTTCCAGCACTACCATTTGCGTAATTGACTGTACCTGTAGCGCCGTCGCTCTTCCAAAGCGACCAAAAGAAGCCGTTATTTGTACCCGATTGGTAGGACAGGGCTCTAGCTTTGACGGAAGGAAGCAAAGGAGCAACTACCTCTGGCTCAGGCTCGGTCTTGGTGTTTTTTTTACAGCTTGTTAACAATGTAGAGCTTGCAAGCAACATGGTTGCGGCCGCAACAAAAGTAACCTTCCTGGTTACACTTGTTAGTGAATTTTGTTTTCTCATAAGAGTATATTGGTTTAGGAAAGCAAAAAAAACATATTTAGAACTGGAACACGGCCAGTAATCGCAAAATTTGTACAATAAATGTTCATTTGTTACTTATTTACAGTCTGTTAGGGTGTTACAAGAGTTGGATAAAACACAGCAAAGTAGTCCTTCTTCGCCAATTAAGAGGTTCGTATCAATTTGGGTGATTATGATGTTGATAATGCCAGCCTTCTTTCCAGGAGATTCACGATGAGCGTTCATACATCTGCCTTTTTGAGTTAGTCAGTTTCCTGAAATATATGTCTTCAGCAATGAATGGAAGAGGTCGAAGCACTACAAAAGGAACCACCGTATGCCAAGTGTGGGAAACTATTTAAAAGCAATGGAATGAACAAAATTATTCGGGAGAATTAATCACAGTAAATTTCCCAAACCCGGCACATCATTTAATTCCGCCATTAAAATGTTCAAGTTTTGTAGAATAAGCGCCCACTAACCGGACTTGCCAATATCTAAAAAATCAATGTGCGTCACCGGTAATGTGTTCGGCTACGTGGACTTCAAACTTCATCTATCTAAAGTTAGGATCTTAAGTTTGGATATGTAACTAAAGGGGTGCTGAGGTTTGGTTTTGAAGCACTTCCCGTCACCATAGTTAAATCGGCTTTATTATGTCGTCAGGCCAATTAATAACTGCAAATCTTCCATGAAATTATTGGGAATAGGAGCCTTTGAGACAACTCCGTTTGTGTTTTGATGTAAATCCTTGTTAATCTGATGTATTAATCTGGTTGCTTCGTTCAATCTTATGGTTGGATATTTTTTATTGGGCTATTAAACGGCTTGTACAAAGTTATTGGCAGCAACGGCAGAACGACAGCCCAAAAGAACGAACATTATTTCCCGACAATTTTCTCCCGGTGTACAATTCCCCAGCCTGAAAGTTCGCTGATGATGGTTTGTAGGGTATTGCCATGTTCCGTCAATTCATATTGAACCGTTATGGGTTGCGTATCTAAAACGGTTCGTTTTACCAACTGGTTTATTTCCAATTCCTTTAATTCTTTGCTCAACATTCTGTTGGAAACCCCTTCAACATCATTCAGAATATCAGAAAATCTTCTTTTGCCGTAACAGCAAATCGACGAAATAATAGCGATTTTCCATTTCCCGTTCAACGCGTCCATAGCGTCCTGAACAGACCTCATCCTTTTCTTTTGTTCCTGTTGGAACTCTGTTACTTTACACCTCATTATGTTACTTGGTTACACCGATGTTACTGTTATTTATCAGTACAAAGTTACTAAAAATAACTTAATGGTCTACCTTTGTCGCTAAATCTTTAAAAAAAAGGACTCATGAGTAAATTAGAAAATAAAGTAGTAGTTATTACAGGTGGTAATAGCGGTATCGGTTTGGGCATTGCTCACGAATTTAAAAATGAAGGTGCTAAAGGAGCTATTGTGGGCAGAAACCAGGAAACTTTAGATCGTGCTGTGGCTCAACTTGGTGGTAGTTTTATAGGCATCAATGCTGATGTAACCAACCTTGCCGACCTTGAAAGGGTGTTTGCAGCAACAACTGAAAAATTTGGCAAAATAGACGTGGTTGTAGCCAATGCGGGTGCCGGAACGGTAGGAACTGTGGCAACTTTTGACGAAGCCGACTTTGACAAGGCAATTGATCTGAACCTGAAAAGTGTTTACTTCACTGTTCAAAAAGCATTGCCCCATATCAATGACGGTGGCTCTATTATTTTGATCGGGTCAAATGCTGCGCACCGGGCATATCCTAATTTTACGCTGTATGGTGCTGCAAAAGCAGCCGTGATCTATTTGGCCAAAGGATTTTCAAGCGACCTTTTAGATAGAAAGATCAGGGCAAATGTGATAACACCGGGTACAACAGATACACCTGCATTTGACAAGTTTGTTCCCGCGGAACAAATTGACGCCGTAAAAAAGCACTTCGCAGATCAAATGCCGATAGGCAGAATTGGCCAACCTTCTGACATCGGTAAAACAGCGGTGTTCCTGGCTTCTGATGATTCTTCGTTTATGCTTGGCGCCGAAATCCTCGTTGATGGCGGTATGACCTATTTGTCTAAATAATTAACCCTACAGCGGCGCAAGTTGATACACGTACCGTTAAGTAATAAAAAAAATAAAAATGAGTAAATCAGAAAATAAAGTAGCGAGCTACGCAATTATCGGCTTCGGTAGTATCGGCAAGGCTCTGGCCAAGGCGTTTGCCCGCAAAGGCATCAAAGTATCCGTTGCAACCACGCGCCAACCGGAAAGCTTTGCATCTGCCGCGGCTGCGATAGGCCCGGAGATCATTCCCACAACACTGGCGGAGGCTGTCAAGGCGGATGTCATCTTTTTGGCGGTGCGTTTCGAATCGCACGCGGATGTTGCGAAGGCGTTGCCCAGCTGGCAGGGAAAAACCATTGTTGACGTGACCAATGCCTACGGCGTACCCTCTGAGAAAATGGGAGGACAGCCTTCTGCCAGGTTCGTGGCGCAGGCTTTTACTGATGGTAAATTGGTTAAAGGCTTCAACCATTTAGTTGCCGCCATTCTTGATCAGGATCCGGCCGTACATGGTGGCAGGAGAGTTGTGTTCCTGACGAGCGACGACACCGCTGCGGCCGCGGAGATTGGCGCGCTTGCCGAAACTCTCGGTTTCGCGCCAGTTAAACTTGGCGGGCTTTCTGAAGGTGGCCTACTTGTGCAGGCGCACGGAAATACCTGGGGTAAACTCATCTTTCAGGATATGGTCAAATTCGACTGATGAATTGGCATGGCAAATTGCAATGCGATCCTGACTTTTAGACAAAGCAAAAACACTTTCGATTATAAGCGTCTGTTAATCCCTGTTTCTTCATGAAGCAGGGATTTTTATGCTTCAATTAACTTTGCCAAAAGTAGATTGTTATCTATGCCGTCAAGCATATGGAGTGATTTACGATGTTTTTTTATTTTTTATCCGGCAGCTTGAGTAAATTGCGAGTTATTATATACTTGAACAATGCCCAGTTTTGAAGCGCTTTTCCATTACATTCAAGAAATATCAGGCAAACTGCTTTCAGAAGATGATAAGCATTTGTTGATGCAGCATTTCAAACCCAAAAAACTTCGAAAACGGCAATACTTTTTACAGGAAGGAGACGTATGCAAATATATCGGGTTTATTGTAAAAGGATCTGCCAGGACGTTTACCGTAGATGAAAAAGGGCACGAACATATCCTGAAATTATCTTTGGAAAACTGGTGGCTGGCCGATTTTGAAAGTTTTTACCTGTTAACGCCAAGTCGCTTTAATATTGAAGCGCTCGAGAATCTGGAGGTTCTGCAATCAACCAATGCTCAAATTGAGGAGCATCTTAAGCATATACCTGCCTTTTCGGCGATGGCGAACGTAATCAGTCAAAATTACACCATTGCAAACCAAAAAAGAATGCAGGCCGCTATAAGCTATACGGCTGAAGAGCGTTACGAGGATTTGATCAGCAATTATCCGCATTTTCTACAGCGGTTCCCGCAAAACATGATTGCTTCTTATCTGGGTTTATCCCCCGAAACTTTGAGCAGGATAAGAAAAAACTCTTTTAAATAGATCTTTATGCAAGGATGAAATTCGGTAACCCGAATGGGAACATCCCATAATAAGCCCCCGCAAAAACACGCTTTAATACAGCTTTTCCACAAAGCGGCCGGCTTTCTATTACCGCTGCAGAAGCCCTCATCAGTATATCTTGCTGAATGCAAAAAAGTGCTTGCCTATGCAATATCTGACGTTGTGACCGGACTGGCTTTCTGATATTCTGGTCTTTTTTCTTTGTTGTAAGTTTCTAATTTACAATTACTTATTGGATTGGCTTGATATAGGTCATCACCTTGAATTGACCTACGTCAAGCGTATTTAGTGATTCATGTCAACACGCAGTTGGTTAAAGCACAGCATCTTTGGATATAATTCAGAACGGAAAATCACGAAGAATTTGAAGTTCGAACGATTCAATGAATATCAACAATAAATTAATAAATAGAACTCATGAGTAAACTGAAAAACAAAGTAGCGGTAGTTACCGGTGCAGCAAAAGGAATAGGCGCATCTATAGCCAAACACTTTGCGGCAGAAGGTGCCAAGGTAGTTGTGAATTATGCCTCGAGCAAAGAAGCCGCTGATCAAGTGGTTAAGGAGATAACCGAGAATGGAGGCATAGCTATTGCGGTTCAGGCGGATGTATCGAAAGAAGCCGATGTAACCAGACTGTTTGAAGAAACCCAGAAAGCTTTCGGAGGGTTAAATATTTTGGTCAACAACGCGGTTGCTCAGGGATACGCACCTGTAGAACAGATATCGGTAGCGGCTTTTCATCAGAGTTTCAACGTCAATGTTTTGGGGCCTGTATTGACTATCCAGGCAGCTTTAAAATTATTTGGTGATCAAGGTGGCAATATTATCAATATCAGTTCGGGTGCAAGCAAATACCCTCTTCCGGGAGCCTCGTTGTACTCTGCAACTAAAGCGGCATTAGATGCCTTCACCATTGCTTTATCGAAAGAACTGGGTGCAAAAAATATTCGTATCAATTCTATTTTGCCCGGCGCTACCGAAACAGAAGGTGCAGCCAGTGCGGGTGTTACTGTTGGCAGTGAGTATGAAAAAATGTTTATTGCCAATACACCGCTTGGCCGCAGAGGTCAGCCGCAGGATATTGCAAAAGCTGTGGTATTTTTGGCTTCTGATGATGCCGCGTGGATTACAGGTGAGCAAATTTCAGTTTCGGGTGGTATGTATGGTTTTTAAAACAGTTTGAAATACCTCTCGTCGCCATTTTTGAAATCAACCTTTTATTGTGATGCCTGGTCAATTAATAGTTGTAATTCCTCTATCAAATTATTAGAAATCGGAACCTTTGAGACCAGCTAAGCATGAGAAGAAAATAAAAAAGCCTCCAGATGAAGATCTGGAGGCTTTTTTATTTATCGCCAATCCCATTAGGGCTTGACGATAGTGTTTTTTGACGTGAAAATTGTTAAGAATGATGCTGCAAAATAGCCGTATCGGCTATCAGAAAGCAATCTCTTTTTTATTACCGGTAACCAATCTTTATTTTATCAGGGCCCTTATTTTATTAAAAATTTCGGTATTGTTAAAAACGCCCCTAAAATCAAGCGAGTGAGGGCCATAGGCAAATACCGGTACGGGCGTTCCTGTGTGGTCGTTTGTGCTAAAATCTCCCCATACATAACCTTTGCCAATATTGCCGTCAAGTAAGGTTAAGCCGCCGGTTTCATGGTCGGCAGTAACAATAACTAATGTTTCACCATCCTCATCGGCAAAGCGCAGGGCATCGCCAACCATGCGGTCAAAATCGGTATTTTCGGTAATAACCTGTTTCAGGTTATTGGCATGCCCACCATGATCAATCTGCGACCCTTCTATCATCATAAAAAAACCCTTTGGCGCATCTTTAAAAGTTTGAGTTACTTTTTTAAATGCAAGCGGCAGATAGTTTCCGCGGCCCTGCATTTTGGGCCTGGTTACGCTATCATCCATTAATGCCAGTACCTTTGTTGAAGGGGTATTTAAAAACTCGTCAAAATTACGGATAATGGTATACCCGCGTTGTTTCATTTGATCGACAGGCGTTTGGCCATTTAGCTGCTGCGTAAAATCGTTATAGCCCGATCCTAAAAACAGATCAACCGGCGATGATACGATTTGGTTGGCGATGGCGGTTGCGTGGCTCCGTTCAGCCTCATGTGCATAAAAGGCAGCGGGCGTGGCATCTGTTAATTCACAAAGCACAATATCGGCAATTTTTTTTCCGGCATCGGCACTGTAGTCGGCCAGCGACCGTAAAGGTTTACCGGCGGCATCAACACCTATGGCCCTGTCGTTTGTTTTTTGTCCGGAGGCAAAGGCGGTAGCCCCGGCGGCAGAGTCTGTGATGTAGGCATCAGCCGAATAGGTAACAGAAAAACCGGCGTTCAGCATCTGGAAAATATTGAGTTGCCCTCTGTTGGCGCTGTAGGTGGCATACAGTTGCGATAAACCCATGCCATCGCCTATACATAAAATAATGTTTTTAACTTTCTTTACT
Proteins encoded in this window:
- a CDS encoding glycoside hydrolase family 11 protein encodes the protein MRKQNSLTSVTRKVTFVAAATMLLASSTLLTSCKKNTKTEPEPEVVAPLLPSVKARALSYQSGTNNGFFWSLWKSDGATGTVNYANGSAGNYSVNWNGFNGNFTCGKGYTAGSTTYKIGYNLSTYSNSGGGTFGWYGWSRSPYYEYYVNETWGAVSPHTGTFLGTFNSDGAAYNVWTRLMTGKNIDGGDGFRQIYSSRVTKTSTGQNHVITFANHYNQWKSYGYTLGQLNIAAIMVSETWGTNTNGNINCTIWAQ
- a CDS encoding winged helix-turn-helix transcriptional regulator — encoded protein: MRCKVTEFQQEQKKRMRSVQDAMDALNGKWKIAIISSICCYGKRRFSDILNDVEGVSNRMLSKELKELEINQLVKRTVLDTQPITVQYELTEHGNTLQTIISELSGWGIVHREKIVGK
- a CDS encoding SDR family NAD(P)-dependent oxidoreductase — its product is MSKLENKVVVITGGNSGIGLGIAHEFKNEGAKGAIVGRNQETLDRAVAQLGGSFIGINADVTNLADLERVFAATTEKFGKIDVVVANAGAGTVGTVATFDEADFDKAIDLNLKSVYFTVQKALPHINDGGSIILIGSNAAHRAYPNFTLYGAAKAAVIYLAKGFSSDLLDRKIRANVITPGTTDTPAFDKFVPAEQIDAVKKHFADQMPIGRIGQPSDIGKTAVFLASDDSSFMLGAEILVDGGMTYLSK
- a CDS encoding NADPH-dependent F420 reductase, which produces MSKSENKVASYAIIGFGSIGKALAKAFARKGIKVSVATTRQPESFASAAAAIGPEIIPTTLAEAVKADVIFLAVRFESHADVAKALPSWQGKTIVDVTNAYGVPSEKMGGQPSARFVAQAFTDGKLVKGFNHLVAAILDQDPAVHGGRRVVFLTSDDTAAAAEIGALAETLGFAPVKLGGLSEGGLLVQAHGNTWGKLIFQDMVKFD
- a CDS encoding Crp/Fnr family transcriptional regulator, whose product is MPSFEALFHYIQEISGKLLSEDDKHLLMQHFKPKKLRKRQYFLQEGDVCKYIGFIVKGSARTFTVDEKGHEHILKLSLENWWLADFESFYLLTPSRFNIEALENLEVLQSTNAQIEEHLKHIPAFSAMANVISQNYTIANQKRMQAAISYTAEERYEDLISNYPHFLQRFPQNMIASYLGLSPETLSRIRKNSFK
- a CDS encoding SDR family NAD(P)-dependent oxidoreductase; the protein is MSKLKNKVAVVTGAAKGIGASIAKHFAAEGAKVVVNYASSKEAADQVVKEITENGGIAIAVQADVSKEADVTRLFEETQKAFGGLNILVNNAVAQGYAPVEQISVAAFHQSFNVNVLGPVLTIQAALKLFGDQGGNIINISSGASKYPLPGASLYSATKAALDAFTIALSKELGAKNIRINSILPGATETEGAASAGVTVGSEYEKMFIANTPLGRRGQPQDIAKAVVFLASDDAAWITGEQISVSGGMYGF
- a CDS encoding alkaline phosphatase gives rise to the protein MKNTTLTIGLTALLLNATTAAIAQIKTYTVADAHSHNDYKNNIPFYRAYEKGFGSIEADVYAVNGQLMVAHNKSEISASRSLKTLYIDPLIEKFNRDGQRNLRLLIEIKEDYKAVLPLIIKELKPLEKYFSYPGHPGRLSIVMTGAVPPAAQLNNYPDWILFDVDHLNGFTAAQWKKVGLVSFPFGKYVRWNGKGVLNAEEIGKVKGAIDSVHHTGKLVRFWETPDTKSSWLAIMRLGVDIIGTDKIEELGDFLNKKEKSEYTELQPYSIYHPTYKSDGEVKKVKNIILCIGDGMGLSQLYATYSANRGQLNIFQMLNAGFSVTYSADAYITDSAAGATAFASGQKTNDRAIGVDAAGKPLRSLADYSADAGKKIADIVLCELTDATPAAFYAHEAERSHATAIANQIVSSPVDLFLGSGYNDFTQQLNGQTPVDQMKQRGYTIIRNFDEFLNTPSTKVLALMDDSVTRPKMQGRGNYLPLAFKKVTQTFKDAPKGFFMMIEGSQIDHGGHANNLKQVITENTDFDRMVGDALRFADEDGETLVIVTADHETGGLTLLDGNIGKGYVWGDFSTNDHTGTPVPVFAYGPHSLDFRGVFNNTEIFNKIRALIK